From the Lathyrus oleraceus cultivar Zhongwan6 chromosome 4, CAAS_Psat_ZW6_1.0, whole genome shotgun sequence genome, one window contains:
- the LOC127135814 gene encoding vestitone reductase-like: MFSTCASFQRVGRSRTRNTVFLGDTSRRKRKSLCHSRSSPRQKKDVSFLTNLPGASEKLNIFNVDPSNPESLNAAIEGCVGIFHTATPVDFEVNEPEEVVTKRTIDGALGFLRACKNSKTLKRVVYTSSGSAVSFQEREEDGLDVVTLVPNFAIGPFICSKLPSSIYASMPFLFGDVAQTIDCYN, encoded by the exons ATGTTTTCAACTTGTGCATCTTTTCAAAGAGTTGGTAGAAGTAGAACCAGAAACACTGTCTTCTTAGGTGATACTTCAAG AAGGAAAAGGAAGAGTTTGTGTCACAGTAGATCTAGTCCACGGCAGAAGAAAGATGTTAGCTTCCTCACAAATCTTCCAGGAGCATCTGAAAAGTTAAACATTTTCAATGTCGATCCTAGCAATCCAGAAAGTCTTAATGCAGCAATTGAAGGGTGTGTTGGAATATTTCACACTGCCACTCCGGTTGATTTTGAAGTGAACGAACCGGAAGAAGTAGTGACAAAAAGAACCATTGATGGAGCTTTAGGGTTTCTAAGAGCATGCAAAAATTCGAAGACATTGAAGAGAGTTGTTTACACTTCAAGTGGTTCAGCCGTTTCTTTTCAAGAGAGAGAAGAAGATGGATTGGATGTTGTCACTCTTGTGCCAAATTTTGCTATTGGACCCTTCATTTGCTCTAAGCTTCCTAGTTCAATTTATGCTTCAATGCCTTTCTTATTTGGAGATGTAGCACAAACCATTGACTGCTATAACTAA